The Myxococcales bacterium genome includes the window ACCACGAACGGGCCGCCGAGCTATTTGAGCAAGCCGGCGAAACCGAGCAAGCCGCCGCGACCTGGATTGGCATCGCGCGCGGCGCCAAGCAACCTGAAGCCTATATCGACCGCATCGAACACCTGTCGCCGCCGCAGGCGCAAACGTTTCTCGAAGAAGAAACCCAGCGGCGCGGCATGGGGCCAGACACCGTCGAGTTGTTTTACCGCCTGGCTCAACTGCTCAATGCGCTCAGTGAGCAAGTGCGCGCACTAGAGATTTATCACCAGATCGAACAAGCGGTGCCTGGCTACAAGGAGACCGTGGTTCGCATCAAAGATCTTGCGCGCATGGTGCAAACGGGTGTCGGCCGCGGTGGCGGTGCGGGCACGGGGGCGGGATGGACCGGTGCCTCGGCGTCGGCCGCCGCGGGGCAAGGCTCGGGCGCAGGCGCCGATGCTCTCACGCTGCTCTCTGCTGAACAGCTGCAAATGCTCGCCGACCAAGTCGCGCAGGCGGCCGCGGCGCAGCTCCGGCGCGCCAATAGCCTCGATTTTGGCGCGATCGCAATCTCCCACACCGGCACCTCGGTAAAGACCGTCATCAAAGAGGGCGTCGGCCTAGAAATCAGCAAGCTCGAGCTCGACCTGGCTTTTGACGCCGCGGTTCAGGCGGCCCGCCAAGGCGCGTCGATTGACACCCTGATGCGCTTCACCGGCGGACGCGAATGCGATCTCGGTAACATCGAGGTTTACTATCGCCTGGGCCTCGCACACATGGCGGGTGGCAATTGGGCCGATGCGGCCAAGGCCTTTGATGCGGTCGAGGACGCCTCGCCGGGCTATCGCGATGCCTGGAAGCGCGCTGAAGAAGTGCGCGTGTGGGAACAAGCAATTGGCGACAAGCGGACGCGGCTGGGCAAGGCCGAAGAAGGCGGCGGCCGCTACGAATTGCGCGGCGAGCTAGGGCGCGGCGGCATGGCCATTGTCTATCGCGGGTACGACACCGTGCTCGACCGCGAGGTTGCCCTCAAGTTTCTCTCGAGCGAGATGAGCGCCATCGCCGAGGTGCGCGACATGTTCCAGCGGGAAGGCCGCGCGGTAGCCGCGCTCAACCACCCCAACATCGTCACCATCCACGACGTCGGCGTCCTCGATGGCCGCGCCTTCCTTTGCATGGAGTTCGTCGCGGGGCGCTCGGTCGAGAGCCTGATGACCGATCCCAATGGGCTGACGATCGTGGAAGGGCTTAACATCGCGACGCAGGTGCTGACCGCGCTCGCCTACGCGCATTCGCGCCGCATCATCCACCGCGATATCAAGCCGGCAAACTTCATGCGAACGGACGACGGCCTGGTCAAGCTGATGGATTTTGGCCTCGCCAAATCAATCGACTCGGGCCGCCAGCAGTCGATGATCGCCGGGACGCCGCAATACATGGCCCCGGAGCAATTGCGTGGCGAACTGGTCGATGCCCGCACCGATCTGTTTTCGGTCGCGGTAACGATGTATGAGCTCTTTACCGGCCACATGCCATTTGAGGGCATGGAGCGCCATGCGGCGCCCAAGCCGCCCAACGAGTATGTCCCCGCGCTGCCTGACTTGCTCAACGATGCGGTGATGCGCGGCCTGGCGTTCTCGCCAAATGCGCGCTGGCAGAGCGCCGAAGAAATGCGCGAACCCATCGCCAGCATCCTCGACGCGGTCGGCAGCGTGACGCGCGGCGCGGTCAAGGTGACGCCGGTGACCGACCCGGTCATGGCGTCGGCCTCGACCGAGCTCCTGCTCTAAACAGAAACGCATTGAGTGGGAATCTTTCGGTGTACGGCTTCGCGAGCCTCGTTACAGCCAGACGGCTGCGCCTGCCTCATCGCGCGTGCAGCGGTTGGTGCGGCCTGGCTCTGACGAAACACAAGCATACGATTCCAGCATTCTGACACTAGCGTGTCCGCCTCCACCCACTGCGTTCTGTTGTCCGTATTTTTGGCCCTTTTGTTCTGCGATCCGGCTGCTAGAGGAACCCAGTTGCGACGCCGCCGTAGAGAGGCAAAAACGTGCGCAGGTCTTCGTCGCGGAAGACCACCGAGAGGCCGATGAAGATGTCGCGGCCAAAATACACGCGATCGAGCGCACCAGGGTGAGCGTCGCGGCCGCCGGGATAAGGGGCAATCGTCAGCGAGCTCGGCGGGTTGAAGGCGTCGTCAACGCCCGCCCAAAAATAGAGGTTGCGGTAGATCTCAAACGCGGCGCTGAAGCGCCCGCGAAAGCCGGCCTTGTAGTCGTGCAACGTGGCATCGGCGCTCAGCTTGAGGCGGCTGCGAAAAAAATCGCCATCGATGCCGACGCCGAGCTGTGACTCCTTGATGCCGACGCGATACGAGAACCAGCGAAAGCGTTTGCCCCACTGCGCCGAGAAGCGAAGCCCATTGGAGATTTCCGCCGTCTCGACCCACCTGGTGCTGGTGCCATCGTTGGTGAGCGTCGCGACGGGCGTTTCGCCGTAGGAGCCAGCCAGGGCCTCGAAAGCGTAGAAGTAGCCATTGCGCGGCCCGAATTCCAAGGTGATGTATTGCCGCGACAGCGTGCTGCGCATGTCGATTTCGCCGCGCAGGCCGAGCAACACCTGCATCTTGGTGACGCTGCCGATGCCCTTGGCCACGGCGCGTGCGCCGTCATCAAGCGTCTCGCCGAGATCGCCCTTGTTGATGAGCTTGCCGAGCATGCCTTGGTCGGCGTCGCCGCGCTCGCCATTTAGGCCACCCACCACACGGCCCGCCTTTTCGATATACGGATCGACCTGATTTAGCTTGGTGCGAAATTCGCCGAGCGAGGTCGTGATCGTGACGCGACCGGCCTGCATGTCCTTCGTTAGCTGCACCAGGCTGCCGTTAAACTTGTCGAGCTTGGGTAGCAGCGTGTCGGCCATCCCGGCCGTGCCGCGCGCGACGTCCTCGGTCCACGCATCAAATTTGGTCACGCCCGTGGCGGCGGCGACGATAGCGCCATCCCAGGCGCCGCGATTGAGATACGCCTCAAATTCGCCGAGCTTGCCGGTCACCGGGCCTTGGATGAGCGTGCGCCCAACGCGCAAGGTGTCATTCATCGCGGCAAGGCGTTGATCGATGAGCGGCAAGCCGTCGTCGATCGAGCGCATCATCTTCTCGGGCGAGGCCGCCTCAACCACGCGGCTCACCTGCTCACCGGAGCGCAGCCTGCGTACACCCTCGGGCATCACGCCGTCGACGTCGGGACCGCCGGGAAAGATTTCGAGATAGTTATCGCCCAGCGCCGACGACGTGCGCTTGTGCGCAACGGCATCGGAATACAGCGCGACCCCCGGCGTCAGCGCCATGTCGACGCGCGACAGGCTGCCCTCGATGCTGAGTTCTTCGATGCGCCCGACCTGAATGCCCGCCACGAGCACCTTGGAACCAATTGGCAGGCGCGACCCGTCGCGGAAATAGGCGTAGGTCGCAAATGACCCGCTCACCGAACGGCTATCGACCTTGCTCTTGCCCCACCAGGCGATGCCTCCGACGATCAGCGCGATCGTGGCAAGCCGAATGACTTTGGCGAGCTCCACCGGGGCATGCTACCCGCGCCCGCAATAATCTCCAAACCCCCAGGCCGGCCAATTCCAGGCCAATTTGAGGCCGCGCGCGGCTAACGCGGTGCCGGCGCGATGCGCTCGGCGCTGGCGGCGCCAACCCAGCCGACCGCACCCTGAGACAGCTCAATTTTTTGCCAAGTACCGCGATCTTCGAGCACTTTCGCCTCGCTCCCCGCGGCAAGCGGCGCGGGCAGGACCAATGGCGAGTTCTCGCCGTCGGCCGCATGCAGCGACGTTGGCACAACAATCACCACCTCGTCGCCGCCGCCGCGCTCCAGTAGTAGCGATCCGGCGAGCGCCACCCACGCCACCGCGGCGACCGCGGCGGCGAGCGGCCTCGCCGCGCGCAAGCGGCGCCCAACACCGGGCGTAAGCACCAACACGAGCATTGCAAACCACAGCCCGGATGCCAGCAAGCGCGCCTCGCGCGACCAACTGTGAAAGAAAAATAGGGTCTGGGTCGCCGTGGTGGCAGATTGTGCTTCGCCACCAACGTGACGACGCACCCACTGCAGATTGCGAAGCGCCCGCGCGTAGCTGCGATCAAGGTGTAGCGCGCGGCGGTACGCAAGCACGGCGCGCCCGATCTGGCCGGCACCGAGCGCGGCATTGCCCCAGTCCGTATAGGCCGGTGCGCTGGGCGAGCGGGCGGCGGCGGCGGCCAATTGCGCTTCGGCGCGCGCAAACGCCGCCTGCCTCGCGGTGCCCTGTGGGGCTTGCAAGGCCGCTTGATAGGCGGCGCGACCATCGCCGGCCGGTGCCCCCGCCCATGCGCCCACCGGCGCCAGCGCGGCCGCGCCAAGCACGAACGCAAGGCCCGTTGCGGCAAGGCGCGGCCCTGACGCCAGCGTCGCGCGATCCATGGTTTCAATCATCGTACGGATTTCGGACAAAAGCGTCGGCGCCAGCGGATGCTGCGCGCTGCTGGGCGCAAACGCCTCGACCTCGAGACGTTGTAGGACCTCAGGGCGCAGCGCGTCGGCGCCGCCATGCTGTGCATAGGTGCGCAACGCCGCCGCCAAGCCAGGCGCGGCATCGCGAGCCGGCAAGGCCACCGCCGCGGCGAGCCGTGCGAGCAGCTCGCGCCGATGCGTGGCGCGCACGCTGCTGGCCTGCCGGGCGCTCCGTGAGCGCATCAGCCACCAGCCAGCAAAAAAGATGAGCACGGGGACGACGTACAAGACCACGAGCAGCGGCCAAAACCATTGCCGCCAGGCGTCGACGGGGCGGCGCGCCTCGGCGTCGCCGCTGAGCGCCAAATCTACGCCCACTAACGCCGTGAGATTAGCCACGATCGAGCCACCCTGCGCGGTTTTGCCGCCATCGTTACCCGCCGCCGCGGTGCGCGTGACCTGCGCCGCGCCCACTAATTCGGTGCCGCGCACCGCCAGCGCGATGGGCTCGCTCTTGATGGTCTTATAAGATGCGGTCGCGGGATCAAAGTAAGCGAAGGCAATCGCCGGGATCTCTATCGCTGGGCCGATCACCTGCACCGGAACGCGAAATGTCTTGGTCTTGCCATCCGGGGCTAACTCGCCTACCGGCGCACCCGGCTCGCTCGCAAACATCGTGGGCGGCAGGGCGTCGGGTCCAACCAACGACCCAAGCGTGGTCGTATCGAGCCGCGTGTCACTCTTGATCGTCACCTCGAGTTCCATGGGTTCGCCGAGCGCAACAACCGAGCGGCTGGCGCGCACCCCGAATGCAAAGGCAGAGCCAACGGCGCCGTGAAAGCTCGCGGGGCGGCCCGTCAAGGGCAGCTCCTTGACGGTGAGGGTTTGCGCTTCATCGTCGGCGCGCGATAGCTCTGATTCGCCGAATCCAAACGAGCCAAAGGCCGAGCGTCCGAGCACAAACGCCGGCGGCAGCGCAATGGTGCCCGCCTTCAGCGGCGTCACCAGCAAGGTAAATTTATAGGTCTGGCCGCGGCCGGCGCGTTCGCTGGTGGCCCCCACCACCAATTCGTTAGCGCCGCTGGTGATCGGCAGCTTGACCTCGGCGTTGTCAACTTTTGGCGCCGACACCGCCAAGGTGTCGGTCATGCCGAGCAACGGCACCTCGAAGCGCGTTGGATCGATATTCTCGGTGATGCTCCATTCATAGTCGATCGCGATCGCCTCACCGACATAAACCGTGCGCGCAGGCACCTGGCTGCGTAGTTGCATCGACCGGCTGGTGGGAATGCGCTCCACCACCAAGCGCGCGGGTTGCGAACGCGCGCGCTTGCCACCCGCGGCAAATGTCATGGGCGGAATCGTCAGCGCGCCGGCCTTGCTCGCGGTGATCTCGTAGGTATAGGAGAGAATCGTCTCCTGCCGAATCGTGCGGCGGCCGTTGATCGTAATGCTAACGCTTTGAGCGCCGCTCGTCGCAACGCCGGTTGGTTTCACCGTGGCGCCCGGCAGCGACAGTGGTGGTTGTGGCGGCGCATTTTTGTCATCGAAACCGGTCACCGAGGCGACGAGCACGAACGGCATGCCGACGTAGGCGCCGTTGCCGGCGAGGCGGAGCGCCACCTCGGGCTCGGGCTCGCCTTGCGCCAACGCGGGCCGAGCCGACACGGCGAGCAAGCACGCCACCGTCAGCGCGAGCAAGCCGACACGGCTGAGGATTGTCAGCGTTCGCACGCCCATACCCTACCAGTCTTTCTCCACCGGCTGCGGGCGTGCGCGTGGCTGATTGCGGCGGCGTTCGGCCTCGCGTTCTTGAGCACGCTGCAAGGCATTGCCAGTTGGCGGTTGGGTTGGTTTTTTGTCATCGGGTTTGGCGCCGGATGCCTGCCCGCTCGCTTGATCTTTTGGTTGATCTTGGCCGGCTTGCGGTTGCGGCTGCTGAGCTTGCTTGTCTTGCTTTTGCTCTTTAGGCTCGTCCTGCGACGGTGGCTCAAGGATCTCGATCGCCTTACGCAGGTGCTCGAGCGCCGTCGCCTGCTCTTGTAACGTCGGCGCTACGTCGACCGAGGCGACGCTCGCTTGGCCAATGGCAGCCTGCAGCGTCGTGATGGCGGTTTGCATGCGCGCCTTGGCGATCGCAACCTCTTGCGCCGCTCCGCGAAGTTGTTCTGCGCTGGGTCCAGCGTTGCTGGCGTCGGCCGGCGGCGGCGCGCCCGCGGCCGCATCGGCGGCCTCGGCAAGCGCGGTAGCGATCGCATCGGCCATGGCCTGGTGGGTCTCTTGCCCAGCCAACGGCGACGCAAGCCGCGCCGCTCGATCGTCTAAGGCATCGCCCGCCGCCGTCGTGTCGTCGCGGGTTTGCGCTTGGTCGGCGGCGAGCTGCTTGAGATGTTCGATCAGCGTATAAAACAGCGTGCGCAGCTCGGTGAGCGCCGTCAGCGCGCGTGTGGCCTCCCTCGCCTGAGCCGTCTTATCGCCGCGCGCCATGGCGGATTTCAGTGCCGCCGTCGCCGCCGCCGCCTCGAGGCGCAGCGTCTCGGCCTTGGCAAATCGAGCCTCGATCGCCGCGCTCGGATCATCGCCCGTGGGTGGCGCTGCCTGTGCGGCCTGTGGGGCCTGCGCCGCGGTCGCTAGTTCACTGGCTTTGAGCTCGGCGAGCAAGGCCTCCAGCATGACCAGCCGTGCCCCGTTTCGACCGACAGCCTCGCGCACGTGCCTGGCCAACTGCGCCGAGACGGTCGGCGCTAGCAACGCCTGTCCCACCATCTGCTGGCTCTGCCACGCCATGTCGATCATCTGGCGCGCATCGGCAAATTGTTCCATCGCCTGCGAAAGCTCCGCGAGCGCTAGCTCTTGCGCCGCGGCCCCCGCCGTCCACGCCTTAGCGGCGAGCTGCACGTCGGCGTTTTCCATATGTCCAAGCGCGCTGGCGATATGCGGCAGGGCCTTCGCAACCTTGGCAAGCAGCTTGGCGCGAGCTTGTGCCTGCGCCGCTTCCTCACCGGAGGCTGGCGTTGTCGGCGCGGACGGCGCGGCCTCCACTGCCGCGATTAGCGGCGCCTGGACTTGCCGCAAACGCGACGTCAGCTGTGTCTGCTGCGCGCGTAGCAAGGCGTCAGTAGCCCACGCCGGCGCCTCGCCGGTGGGTTTTTGCGCGGTAAGCGTAAGCGTTTCAACCTGCTCGCCGGCGATCGCTTGCATCACGGCGATGGGATCCATTAATTGTTCGCGCGCGCGCTTGAGGTGCTCAAGGGCATCGGCGCTACGCGAAGCCGCCAGCTCGGTGCGAACTTGCTGTGCCAGGCGCCGGGCGTCGACCATGGCCGAGCGCGCCAACGCGATATATTGGTCGAGCGCCTGTAGTTGCGCGAGGCGCGCGGCCTGCGCGCCGCCATCCTCGCCGCCGCCATTTGTGCCGGCCGCGCCACCTGCTTGCGAGAGCGACTCGATCTCACTAGCGGCCATGTCTGAGACGACCCCAGCCTCCGCAAGCAGCGCCTGTTGCGACAAGGCGAGCTTTGCGCCCTCGGGCGCGAGCTGCATCGGATCTGCCGCCGTACCCGCCGTCAGCACGTGCGCGTGCAGCTCGCGCGCGGCATCGCGGAGCCCTCGCTGCGCCGCGATCGCCGCGTCGAGGCGCGCCTCGAGGCCATGCTTGCCGGCGTTAAGCTGTTCGATCAGCGCGATCGATCGCGTCTTGACCGCCCGCAAGTTCTCTGCCGTCGCCGCATGCGCAGGCCGCAACGACCGCGCGCTATAGAGCCATCCCTCGGCCGCCTTGAGCTGGCTGATTGCCTCTTCAAGTTTCGGCGGCGTCGCCGCGGCTGCCGCCTCGGCGCGCGCGACCGCGACGGCGGCGAGGTTGAAGGCGGCGTTAAATCGCAGCTCCGCATCGGCGCCGGCATCGCTGCGCGCGGTGGTGAAGGCGGCCTCCGCTTCGTCGAGCTTGCCGGCGGCCAAGGCGGCGACCCCTTCATTATATGTCACGCGCGCGGCGTCCTCGCTGGCACAGCCAAGCAGCATTACCGCCAGGCTTGCCGCGATCAGCTTGTTTGCCGCAGGCGTTAGCCCTGGCCGCATCGCGGGGATGCGCGAGCCCACCCACACCGCGCCGAGCAACGCCGCCAGGGCGACCAGCACAAACCATCCATATAAGGGCCGATGCGCCGTGCGCGTGTGTTTGACCACCTCGTCGCGCAGCATGGGCACGACGTGCTCAGAGACGATCGACTCCAAATCGATCGCCGCCGTCTTCGCCGGCACGAACGCGCCATTGGTTGCCTCCGCGAGCTGTTGCAACATTTTACCGTCGATGCGCGAGATGACCGGTACGCCGTCGTGCAACATCACCGTCTTGGCGCCGGTGGTCGCGTCGGTCATGACGATCTGGCTGCCCTCCTCACTGCCGAGCCCGACCGCGATCACGCGCACGCCGGCCGCGGCGGCCTCTTTGGCGGCCTCCAGCGGATACGAATCTTGATCTTCGCCGTCGGTAATAAGCACGACCA containing:
- a CDS encoding serine/threonine protein kinase, producing MKELLLSPIGLGGAALVVVIIAVLILRRVLTPRAKGPAKPQRVPGDVQRYVRDGNFGRAATAAANAGLLELARDYYLRAQQPENAAAMSARLGDYRQAAELFERAGATAKAISYYERAGMGQKVTELSAKSPTHIAAEAKSAMAHSNGRTLETEFRALAAKRDQSEAARAQLQALARRAADALLAEGEMSVAAGIYNEAGLYEEAVHLYVNVLGKPGQAAPILAQLGHHERAAELFEQAGETEQAAATWIGIARGAKQPEAYIDRIEHLSPPQAQTFLEEETQRRGMGPDTVELFYRLAQLLNALSEQVRALEIYHQIEQAVPGYKETVVRIKDLARMVQTGVGRGGGAGTGAGWTGASASAAAGQGSGAGADALTLLSAEQLQMLADQVAQAAAAQLRRANSLDFGAIAISHTGTSVKTVIKEGVGLEISKLELDLAFDAAVQAARQGASIDTLMRFTGGRECDLGNIEVYYRLGLAHMAGGNWADAAKAFDAVEDASPGYRDAWKRAEEVRVWEQAIGDKRTRLGKAEEGGGRYELRGELGRGGMAIVYRGYDTVLDREVALKFLSSEMSAIAEVRDMFQREGRAVAALNHPNIVTIHDVGVLDGRAFLCMEFVAGRSVESLMTDPNGLTIVEGLNIATQVLTALAYAHSRRIIHRDIKPANFMRTDDGLVKLMDFGLAKSIDSGRQQSMIAGTPQYMAPEQLRGELVDARTDLFSVAVTMYELFTGHMPFEGMERHAAPKPPNEYVPALPDLLNDAVMRGLAFSPNARWQSAEEMREPIASILDAVGSVTRGAVKVTPVTDPVMASASTELLL
- a CDS encoding MCE family protein, whose translation is MELAKVIRLATIALIVGGIAWWGKSKVDSRSVSGSFATYAYFRDGSRLPIGSKVLVAGIQVGRIEELSIEGSLSRVDMALTPGVALYSDAVAHKRTSSALGDNYLEIFPGGPDVDGVMPEGVRRLRSGEQVSRVVEAASPEKMMRSIDDGLPLIDQRLAAMNDTLRVGRTLIQGPVTGKLGEFEAYLNRGAWDGAIVAAATGVTKFDAWTEDVARGTAGMADTLLPKLDKFNGSLVQLTKDMQAGRVTITTSLGEFRTKLNQVDPYIEKAGRVVGGLNGERGDADQGMLGKLINKGDLGETLDDGARAVAKGIGSVTKMQVLLGLRGEIDMRSTLSRQYITLEFGPRNGYFYAFEALAGSYGETPVATLTNDGTSTRWVETAEISNGLRFSAQWGKRFRWFSYRVGIKESQLGVGIDGDFFRSRLKLSADATLHDYKAGFRGRFSAAFEIYRNLYFWAGVDDAFNPPSSLTIAPYPGGRDAHPGALDRVYFGRDIFIGLSVVFRDEDLRTFLPLYGGVATGFL
- a CDS encoding BatD family protein, with product MRTLTILSRVGLLALTVACLLAVSARPALAQGEPEPEVALRLAGNGAYVGMPFVLVASVTGFDDKNAPPQPPLSLPGATVKPTGVATSGAQSVSITINGRRTIRQETILSYTYEITASKAGALTIPPMTFAAGGKRARSQPARLVVERIPTSRSMQLRSQVPARTVYVGEAIAIDYEWSITENIDPTRFEVPLLGMTDTLAVSAPKVDNAEVKLPITSGANELVVGATSERAGRGQTYKFTLLVTPLKAGTIALPPAFVLGRSAFGSFGFGESELSRADDEAQTLTVKELPLTGRPASFHGAVGSAFAFGVRASRSVVALGEPMELEVTIKSDTRLDTTTLGSLVGPDALPPTMFASEPGAPVGELAPDGKTKTFRVPVQVIGPAIEIPAIAFAYFDPATASYKTIKSEPIALAVRGTELVGAAQVTRTAAAGNDGGKTAQGGSIVANLTALVGVDLALSGDAEARRPVDAWRQWFWPLLVVLYVVPVLIFFAGWWLMRSRSARQASSVRATHRRELLARLAAAVALPARDAAPGLAAALRTYAQHGGADALRPEVLQRLEVEAFAPSSAQHPLAPTLLSEIRTMIETMDRATLASGPRLAATGLAFVLGAAALAPVGAWAGAPAGDGRAAYQAALQAPQGTARQAAFARAEAQLAAAAARSPSAPAYTDWGNAALGAGQIGRAVLAYRRALHLDRSYARALRNLQWVRRHVGGEAQSATTATQTLFFFHSWSREARLLASGLWFAMLVLVLTPGVGRRLRAARPLAAAVAAVAWVALAGSLLLERGGGDEVVIVVPTSLHAADGENSPLVLPAPLAAGSEAKVLEDRGTWQKIELSQGAVGWVGAASAERIAPAPR
- a CDS encoding VWA domain-containing protein, with the translated sequence MNGLLDISFAEVARIHLLWPVALIIMALGWLERRGEAGMDAVLSPTMQARLVVGPARNQRRWRLALLTLAMVAAVFALMRPQAAAQPTTEAIAAHSADVMIVLDVSKSMLAEDVTPNRLTRAKADIARLATRLAGARLGLVVFAGRAAVACPLTIDDAFFRFVLRDVDTNSVARGGTRIGEALRVATKAFPPGLGAKLVVLITDGEDQDSYPLEAAKEAAAAGVRVIAVGLGSEEGSQIVMTDATTGAKTVMLHDGVPVISRIDGKMLQQLAEATNGAFVPAKTAAIDLESIVSEHVVPMLRDEVVKHTRTAHRPLYGWFVLVALAALLGAVWVGSRIPAMRPGLTPAANKLIAASLAVMLLGCASEDAARVTYNEGVAALAAGKLDEAEAAFTTARSDAGADAELRFNAAFNLAAVAVARAEAAAAATPPKLEEAISQLKAAEGWLYSARSLRPAHAATAENLRAVKTRSIALIEQLNAGKHGLEARLDAAIAAQRGLRDAARELHAHVLTAGTAADPMQLAPEGAKLALSQQALLAEAGVVSDMAASEIESLSQAGGAAGTNGGGEDGGAQAARLAQLQALDQYIALARSAMVDARRLAQQVRTELAASRSADALEHLKRAREQLMDPIAVMQAIAGEQVETLTLTAQKPTGEAPAWATDALLRAQQTQLTSRLRQVQAPLIAAVEAAPSAPTTPASGEEAAQAQARAKLLAKVAKALPHIASALGHMENADVQLAAKAWTAGAAAQELALAELSQAMEQFADARQMIDMAWQSQQMVGQALLAPTVSAQLARHVREAVGRNGARLVMLEALLAELKASELATAAQAPQAAQAAPPTGDDPSAAIEARFAKAETLRLEAAAATAALKSAMARGDKTAQAREATRALTALTELRTLFYTLIEHLKQLAADQAQTRDDTTAAGDALDDRAARLASPLAGQETHQAMADAIATALAEAADAAAGAPPPADASNAGPSAEQLRGAAQEVAIAKARMQTAITTLQAAIGQASVASVDVAPTLQEQATALEHLRKAIEILEPPSQDEPKEQKQDKQAQQPQPQAGQDQPKDQASGQASGAKPDDKKPTQPPTGNALQRAQEREAERRRNQPRARPQPVEKDW